The DNA window TGGATAAAGGATGAGATAGTAAAAGAAAGGGAAAACCGGTAAAGTAAGCTGATAATGAAAAGTACATTTTTTTCAGTCCAAAAATCAGATTCAGAATATTATAAAAATATTTTTAGCGATTCTTGTTATCATATCTTCTTATTTGAGGGCATTGGAAAGATTGTGATAGATTTCACAGAATATGATTTTAATGGGAAGATTGTTCTTTTCTCTTCGCCTTTTCAAAATATTCAGATCTTAAGTGATCATTCTATTGGTGTTGAAACCCTTAGTTTTCATAGTGATTTTTATTGTATAGAATTTCATAAAAAAGAAGTTGCGTGCAACGGTTTATTATTTAATAACATTTATCTCTTTCCTTATATTGGGTTAAACAAAGAGGTTTTTGATGAGATTTCAGAGTACTTTTCAAAAATTAAGAAAGTTGATCTTCAGGAGGATTTCTCGGAATCCATTTTGCAATCCTATCTTCAGCTCATTCTTGCCATCTGCAGTAAAGAAAAAAATAAAATACTTTCCGACAAGGATTTAGTTAATGATGATTTCAAAGAGTTAAAATATTTTCAGAATTTGGTGGAAAAGCATTTTATTGCTGAGAAAACCTTATCATTCTATGCAGATCTACTGAATATCACACCTAATACCTTAAGTAAAAAGATTAAATCACGCTTTAATAAAACACCTTCACAAATTATCCAGGAAAGAGTTATTCTGGAATCTAAAAAGCAGATTCACCTAACCCGTAAATCATTTAAAGAAATTGCGTTAGAACTTAATTTCAGCGACGAATTTTATTTCAGTAAATATTTTAAAAAACATACAGGTGTTTCACCTACTCATTTCCGCAAAGAAGCAGGTATTTCGATTGTTGCAGATTTGTACAAATAAAGTCCATAATCTTCCATTCCCTTGAGTATCCATTCGTTCTAATTTTGTCAAAAAAAATAGTATGATTGAATTCTTAGCCCACTCACAGAAAAACTTTATTCATATTTTAAGAATAAGTGTGTTCATCGTCATGGCGTGGATTGGAGGATTAAAAGCTTTTCATTATGAAGCTGAAGGAATAATCCCATTTGTTGCCAACTCTCCTTTTATGAGTTTCTTTCTTAATAAGAAAGTTTCGGACACTGATAATTATGAGCTTCATAAAAGCAAAGAAGGAGAGGTCATTCCTGATCATATAAAATGGCATGAAGTAAATGGCACTTATACTTTTTCTTATGTATTAGGAAGTCTTATTCTTGGTATTGGAATTTTAGTTGTATTCGGAGTATTCTTTCCTAAGATCGGATTATTATCAGGAATTTTAACTGCTGGAATGTCTATTATTACTCTTTCTTTTCTTATCACAACACCAGAAGTCTGGGTTCCTGATTTGGGTGGTCCAGATCATGGTTTCCCTTATCTCTCAGGAGCAGGCAGACTGGTTATAAAAGATATTATTATGTTTGCAGCTGGTTTAGTGATAGCATCAGATTCGGCAAAAAGTCTCTTAAAGCAGTCTAGTAAATTGACTATATAAGATTCTCGGCGGGCATTCTGCCCGCCGAAAATTTCACTTCTGAAACTCTAATAAGAGCTCTTCTATTTTCATAATATATTTACCATAGAATTTCTGAAACCACCATTTTCCAAGGAGATATAAAAAGAATAATCCAAATACGACAGAACCTATCAGAATGCTCGCTATTTTAAGATCACTTAAGGGTTGGGGCCGAGGGATAAATTCTAATACAATAATGATCTCACAAACAAGAAAAGGAACGAAACTCAGATAAAATGAGAGGTAATATTGTTTATTCAGATTGAACTGATGAAGTAAATCTTTTAAACCATCATAAGTCTTCATCACAGGATCGCCCATTTCCTTATATAGCTTAAAGAATTTATTAAAAAAAACAAAGGTAACCAGAGCCATGGAAGCCAATAGTATAGTAAGATAAAATTTAAATTTAAATGGTGCTCCGCATAACCAGACTATCACAAAACCAAAAATAAAAATTCCAATTGTGGAGAGAAACTCATGCCTCATATTTTTACGCATCCTTTCCAGAGGAAGATTAATCTTATTTTTATTTTCAATAGTGATTTCCGGTGTTTTCTCAAAAACATCATCATTCCACGTATTTTTTAGTTCATCTATATTCATTGTTATTGATTTAAAAAATTAGTATTTATTTGAGTTTAAGATATCTTTCAACTTATTTTTAGCGCGATTCATTTTTACTCTCACATTTCCGTCAGAGATTCCCATTTGCTCAGCAATTTCACGTCCGGGGAAGTCTTCCAGATAATAGAATATAAAAGCTTTATCTATTGGGTTTAACTGATGAATAGCCTGATACATTGCAGATAATTTCTCTTCTTTTTCATCATCATACTCATCTTGTACGATCTTGTAATTTGAAAAATCCTCATTAGCGATAAAACTTCTTTTCTTTTCAGATTTTAAAAATACGATCGCCGTATTCAAAGCTATTCTGTATAACCATGTAGAAAACTCACTTTGTCCTTTGAAACTTGGATATGCTCTCCAAACCTGATAGGTAATCTCCTGAAAAAGATCATCGCGGTCATCCTTATTATCCATGTACATTTTAGAAATCTTGAAAATGATTCCCTTATGTTTTTCAATTTTTTCTAAAAATTCTTGTTCTAATGCACTCATGGTTTTTAGCTCTATAGAGTTAGTGACACTTTAGTAAAAATGTTACAAGTATTTATGAAAATAATAAAAATACATCCACGCATTTAAAAAAGTTCAATATAAATTTCGTTTTTACCATTTGGTAAATAGAATGGTTTACAGTTACAAGAAATTTGTACCCATAAAAATAAGTAGTAATGATACCAACAACAAATTCTTTAGATGGAAAACATGTAATACTAATGGGCGGCAGTGCAGGAATAGGTCTTGCAACAGCAAAAGCAGCGGCCGAAAAAGGAGCTATAATTACTATTGTCGCTTCTAATCAACATCGTATTGATTCAGCATTAGCCCAGTTACCTGAAAATGCAACAGGTCAATCCGTTGACTTGAGTAAAGAAGAAAATATCCAGAATTTCTTCACGAATCAAACTTCCTTTGATCATCTTGTATATACTGCAGGTGAGAATCTTCAATTAACGAATATTAAAGAAACTTCACTTTCAGAAGCACAAAAATTCTTTACAATTCGGTATTGGGGTGCTTTGGCAGCTGTAAAATATGGCTCATCAAAAATAAATGCCGGAGGTTCAATCGTTTTAACAAGCGGAATTGCGGGTAACCGCCCTGGAAAGGGTTGGGGAATTGCAGCCAGCATTACCTCAGCTATGGAAGGTTTTACCAGAGCTATGGCAGTTGAACTAGCTCCAATAAGGGTTAATGTTGTATCTCCAGGTATTGTAAAAACAGACTTATGGGGAGCTATTCCGAAAGAAGCCCGTGAGGAGATGTATCAACAATATGCAGACAGTTTATTGGTGAAAAAAGTCGCAATTCCTGAGGACATTGCTCTTGCTTATATTTATCTGATGGAGCAAAGTTTTGGAACAGGAAATACGATTGTTGCAGATGGTGGTGGGGTTTTAGTTTGAACTGGCGCTCCGATTGCGTAATTCAAGTTCTGAAATTTGAGATTAAATTATAGAAAAACCGTACTAAGTTTAGATTTAGTACGGTTTTTATTTTGAATTTATTACTAATCTTTAGAAGATATAATCTGTACTTAAGAAATTGGAGTCATGGTCTCTTACGATTGTGTTCAACAATTCTTTATTGGATTCCGTAAGTTTGGCTGCTACTAAAGATCTTATGGAAAAAGAACGAAGGGCATCAAATACGGAAAGCGTTCCTTCAGCACTATCCTTTCTTCCTGTAAATGGGAAAACATCCGGACCACGCTGTGCCTGACAATTGATATTGACACGGCTTACAAGATTAACAAAAGGATCGATGAGTTTTGATACTTCATGTGGATCCTGACTGAAAATACTTACCTGCATTCCATGAGATGCATTCACTTGATAGTCGATAGGCTCGTCGATACTGTCAAAGGGAACAACTGGAATTACAGGACCAAACTGCTCCTCATGATACAGTTTCATTTCACTGGTAACAGGATACACAACTGCCGGAAAAACAAAAGAAGCTTCATTATAGCCACCATTCTCATTTAAAACTTTAGCACCATGAGCAATTGCATCATCAATACATTCTTTCAGATAAGGCGGTTTATTAACTTCTGGAAGAGGTGTTATTTTAACGTCTTTTTCCCAAGGTAATCCTGGTTTTAAGGCAGATACTGCTTTGTTCAGTTTCTCAGTAAATTCAGCTGCTACTTCTCTTTGTACAAATAACAGTTTTAGTGCTGTACATCGTTGTCCATTAAAGGAAAGTGCTCCTAAAATACATTCGCTTACTGCTACATCAAGATCTGCATTCTTAGTGATGATCGCTGCATTTTTTGCATCTAAACTTAAAATAGCCCGTAACCTGTTTACTTTTGGATGCAGCTTTTTCAATCCATTAGCTACCTTACTGGATCCGATAAAGGCCAGTACATTTACTTTTCCACTTTCCATGATCGGTGTAATAATTTCCGAACCTTTACCATAAAGTGTATTTACAGTTCCTTTTGGAAAAGCTTCTTTAAAAGCGTTTAGTAAAGGATAATGAGCCAAAACACCATGTTTAGGAAGTTTAAATAAAATTGTATTTCCCATAATTAAAGCCGGGATCAACGTCGTAAATATCTCGTTTAATGGATAATTAAATGGCCCCATGCTTAAAACAACTCCCAGTGGAGCTCTGCGAATCTGAGCAATCGTTCCTTCGGCCTGTTGAAAACGTGAAGATTCACGATCCAGATCTTTTAGTGCATCAATGGTCTGGTTGATATAATCTACCGTACGATCAAATTCTTTTGTGGAATCCGCCAATGTTTTTCCAATTTCCCACATTAGCAGTTTAATGACCAAATCACGTTGCTGGATCATTAAGTACACAAATTTTTGCATACATTTTATACGCCCTTCCACCGACATTGTCGGCCACTCACCCAGTCCGTTATCATACGCTTTTACCGAGGCTTCAAGAACTTCCATTGCATCTGCCGGACTGATGTTTGGAATACTTCCCAACAGCTTTCTTTCAAGCCCGTTTTCTGTACGTATACATACCGGTGAGTAGATATTCATGACCTCCCCTTTCCATTCTACCAATTCACCATTAAGAAGATAGGTCCGCTGGTGAATTTCCTGAATTTTAAATTCTTCAGGTATTTCGTTTTCGCTTTTAAAAATCTCGTGAAGGGATGAGTTATGTACTGAATCCATATTTTTTATCTTTTTAATAATTAAGTGTCAACTTTTGATAGAATAAAGGTAGACGTTACAATTGATTATAAAAATAGGTGATTAATAGATTCGGTCTATTTAAAGACTGTTTGAATTAAAATTAATATTTGAATCTAAAAAAAGAATAATTTTGTTAAAAATAAAATTCAATGTTTTCAAAATTAATTTTCAGCGCATTATTATTTTTCTCTGTATCACATTTCGCTCAAAATACTAAAGCGGAAAATACGATTATGATGGGAGGAAAACCAGTACATACTTACTCGAAATTACCGGCCGTAGATAAAGCGGCTCCGAAATTTACGCTTGCAGATGTTGCTATGAAAGATCAAACACTAGATTCTTACAAAGGAAAATTCTTAATTCTTAATATTTTTCCAAGTGTAGATACAGGTGTCTGCTCGGCTTCTGTCCGTCATTTCAATGAAGATGCGGCCAATCTTCCAAACACAGTGGTTCTTTGTATTTCTAAAGATCTACCTTTCGCACAGAAAAGATTTTGTGGTGCTGAAGGCATAAAAAATGTAGTGATGCTTTCAGACTTCCGTTCTGACTTTGGGAAAACCTATGGTGTAGAAATTACAGATTCCATGATGAAAGGTCTTTTGAGCAGAGCTGTTGTTGTGATCGACCCTTCGGGAAAAATTGTTTATGAAGAGCAGGTTGCAGACATTTCACATGAACCTAATTATGAAGCAGCGATTAAAGCCATAAAAAATTAAGCTTCTATTCTTACAATAGTTTAAAAAAAGCTCCAGCGATTTTCAATCGCTGGAGCTTTTTATTCATATCTAATCTCCATCACATCCTATTCCATTAAATTCTTTGCTGGAATAATGCAGGAATAATAAGGCTAAAGCATCATCTACAGAATCATCCATTTCAATACTAAAAAAAGGATTTTTAAACCATTTTTTATGCGTTTGGATATCTATCAGCAATTTTTTATGTTCGAACAGTTGCATTCCTTTACCAAATTTAAAGTGACAAACCTTCGTATTATCGCCTGTTTTCACAATCCTGTCTTTACCAAAATCTGTGTAGTAGATCACTTTTCTACCGTCTGAAAGTTCTATGTCATTCCATAGAAAACCTACATTTTTGATATCATATCGTTTGGAGTCACACATAATGTATTTCTTCCAGGGGATAATTTTATTCACCTCCACAATTTTTCCTATTTCTGAATTACTTTCTGAAAACAGGGTTAATTGTCTCTTTTCGAATTTTGCAATATATCTTTTCAAAGGCTTATTTTAAAATTAAACGGTCTTTTGTGAAAAGTTTATAAAGCTAAAATCTCCATGATAGACAAGGCTCAATTGGCCTTTCTGATTACGAGTTACATCACTCCGCCATTGACAGCTAGGTTTCGGTGCCGAAATTTTCATTATTCTATTGTTTTGTATAAAAATAAAAAAACTTTGCAACAAGCAAAGCTTTTTATTGAATATTTTTTACAAAATTATAATAAATTATCATCAACCATATTAGGAAGCGTTACTTTTAAGTTTGGCTCTACTTCCATAGCTCTCTTTATAGCGAAGATTGCTCCTTCATTTCTTGCCCAGCTTCTTCTTGAAATACCATTATTAACATCCCAGAAGAGCATAGATTTCAATCTTCTGTCAGCCTCATCACTCCCATCCAACAACATTCCGAAACCACCATTGATCACTTCTCCCCAACCAACTCCACCACCATTGTGAATAGAAACCCAGGTTGCACCACGGAAACTGTCACCAATTACATTATGAATTGCCATATCAGCTGTAAATCTTGATCCGTCATAAATATTCGAGGTTTCTCTGTAAGGAGAATCTGTTCCCGATACATCATGATGATCTCTTCCCAATACTACAGGTCCGATTTCACCACTTTTAATAGCTTTGTTGAATGCTTCTGCAATTTTCATTCTTCCCTCTGCATCGGCGTAAAGAATTCTAGCCTGAGAGCCAACAACCAGTTTATTTTCCTGAGCTCCTTTGATCCATTGAATATTATCTTTCATCTGCTGCTGAATTTCTTCCGGAGAACCTTGCTGTATCTCTTCCAGAATCTGGCAGGCAATAGTATCTGTCTTATGTAAATCTTCAGGCTTTCCACTTGTACATACCCAACGGAATGGTCCAAAACCATAATCAAAACACATAGGCCCCATAATATCCTGGACATAACTTGGGAATTTAAACTCCCTCCCCAAAGTAGGATTTTCCGCCATTACATCTGCCCCCGCTCTGGAAGCTTCTAATAAAAAGGCATTTCCATAATCGAAGAAATAAGTTCCTTTTTCAGTATGTTTATTAATAGCTGCAGCATGTCTCCTTAAAGTTTCCTGAACTTTTTCTTTGAATAATTCAGGATTCTCAGCCATCATAGTATTAGATTCTTCGAAACTTTGTCCGACAGGGTAATAACCTCCGGCCCAAGGATTGTGAAGTGAAGTCTGGTCTGAACCGATATCGATTCTTAAATTTTCCTGATCAAATTTCTCCCAGACTTCAACGATATTTCCTAAATAAGCTAAAGAAACAGTTTCCTTATCTTCCTGAGCTTTTCTTACTCTGGCTACCAATTCATCAAGATTTTCATGAATTTCGTTCACCCATTTTTGATCGTGACGGATTTTCGTGATCTTAGGATTAACCTCAGCACATACGGTAATGCAACCGGCAATATTCCCTGCTTTTGGTTGCGCTCCACTCATTCCTCCCAATCCAGAAGTCACGAATAAACCACCCTGAGTTTCTTTTTTAATTTTTCTGAAAGCATTCAGCACCGTAATCGTTGTCCCATGAACAATACCTTGTGGTCCGATATACATATAGCTTCCGGCAGTCATTTGTCCATATTGAGAAACCCCCAATGCATTGAACTTTTCCCAATCGTCAGGTTTTGAATAATTAGGAATAACCATTCCATTGGTTACCACGACCCTTGGTGCATCTTTGTGAGAAGGAAATAATCCCATTGGATGCCCTGAGTACATGGTCAAAGTCTGCTCATCTGTCATCTCAGACAAATATTTCATCGTCAAAAGATACTGAGCCCAGTTTTGGAAAACAGCTCCATTTCCACCATATGTAATTAATTCATGAGGGTGCTGCGCCACGGCATAATCCAGATTATTTTGAATCATGAGCATAATAGATTTTGCCTGCTCAGATTTTCCAGGATACTCTGATATTGAGCGAGCTTTCATTTCATAATCCGGGCGAAAACGATACATATAGATTCTACCGTATTTTTCCAGCTCTTCTTTAAATTCTGGTATTAGCTCTGCATGAAACTTCGGTTCGAAATAACGTAAAGCATTCTTCAAGGCAAGTTTTTTCTCTTCTTCACCTAGAATTTCTTTACGTTTTGGTGCATGATTAATATTAGTTTCGTATGGTTTGGGTTGCGGCAACTGGTTAGGAATACCTTGTTGTATTTGTTCTTGGAAAGTCATATTTATATTAAAGTTCTTCGTTTAAAATTCAAAGTTTTAAAGATATTCAAATTAGAAAATATAATGCAAAGAAAACATAAAAAATTCCCCTCTTTTACTGGTATGGATCTCAAAATTAATTAGATTTCAGAGGCTGGTACAGATCCAAAATGCAGAATAATAAAACTTTCTAATTCTCCCATTACAACAGTAAGGTTATTTTTGATGGCTAAGTCCGTAATTCTAAAAACTTTTAATCCTAATGATTCTAAAAATTCTTGTCTTATACTATCATAACCTTGTTTTGAATCTTCAATTTCTACAACCAGGCCTAAATTATTCACATAAAAATCTACAATATAATTTCCAATGATTTTTTGTTTATCAAAGTCAATTTTATGAAATGATCTGGCACGAACCAGCATCCAGAAAAGCACTTCACTTAACATCCCTGTTTTGCGCTTATTTTTTAGGAGAACTTTCAGTTTTGGATTATAGGGTAAATTATCAACGAAATTTATCTGAATAGGGATTTCATTGATATGTGTAAGAATTTGATTCATGTTATGTTTTTATATGGATGTCACAGCTTCTCGTTCACTTGACAGGTATTTCAAAAGACCAGAATTTTCCATCTTCTAAGTTAAGAATTAAAAACCCAGGATTGAGCAAATAAAAAACCTTACTCAATTGAGTAAGGCTGGTTTTATGTAAGTACATCATCATTTTCTTCTTCATGATCATCATCATTATCACTGGTACTCCAATAATTATTCTCTTCATCTTCTGAGCCGATTTCCTCCATATCATCATCTTCATCTGCACCTGGAACATCAAGATCCATATCATAATCTTCCGCATTCTCATCGATTATTGGATTTCCGTCCCCATCCAACGGAATATGTTTTTCTTTATTAAAAAAGTCTTCATTAGGATTATAATCCATTTCTCTTAACTTTCTATTTTGCTCGTTGATGTTGTCTTCTGGTATCATACTATTAGTATTTAAAGTTAAATGTTATAGAACAAAAATAATTCCAAGTTTCATTTAATTATGGTAAACTTCAGGATTCACACAATGAATCATCTTCTCCCCTTTTGAAAATGCAATGATATTTTCCGCGGCAACTTTTGCCATTCCGTTTCTGGCCTCAATTGTTGCTGAACCAATGTGTGGAAGTATACAAACATTAGATAATCCTAATATAGGGTCATCTTTTAGAATTGGTTCCGGATTGGTAACATCTAAACCAGCCCCCCAGATTTTCCTTGAAACTAATGCTTCATATAAATCTGTTTGATTATGAAAACCACCTCTGGCTGTATTAATGAAGATAGCGTTAGGTTTCATCCTCTCAAAAACCAGGTTATTAAAAAGATCTTTCTGCTCAGGTACAAAATTAGCATGAATGCTTAAAACATCGGCTTGTTCAACCAGCTCATCAAAAGAAACGTATTTTGCATTCAATTCTTTCTCAGCTTCTTCATTATGACTTCTATTATGATAAATGATACTCATATCGAAAGCTTTCAGAGACTTCTTTGCCATTTCAAAACCTATTCGTCCCAATCCGAAAATACCTAAAGTTTTCCCGTACAATTCCTGACCTAAAGCATGCAAAGGATCAAAATCACCCCAATTTCCTTCTTTTACTTTCTGAAAATTATAGCTGGCTCTTCTTGCTACCGATTGCATCAATAAAAAAGCAACATCGGAAGTCGCCTTACTTAATACATCTGGTGTATTTCCAATAGGTATATTTCTATGATTAGCTTCCTTTATATTTACATGATCAAAACCTACAGAATATAGAGCAATTGCTTTTACATTTGGACATTGTTCAAAAAAATCTTTATCAAATGAATGATTTCCTACATTTAAAATAGCATCTGTATTTTTACAATAGCTAAGCCACTCTTCATGAGATAAGTTATCATTTTCAGGTATAGTTATTTCTAATCCTGCATCTTCAAGCATTTTTATTCCAATTTCCGGAATTCTTTTATTAATGAATACTTTCATTGTTTAATATTTATACATTTTTTAAATAAAAAACCTCACTCCTTATATAAGTGAGGCCATAACTTTATTATTTAAAAATTATTACTTATCTTCTGATTGTTCTTTATTCTTATCCCAGTCCCCGGAAGTCATTTCCTGAATCTCATTCCAAACATCCTTAGCTGATTTTTGCGTGTGGTTCATAAAACTCTTTGTAGTTTCCTGATTTTTGCTTTTCATATCATTTACATAATCCTTTGCCTGCTGAGCATATCCATCAAGACTATATCCTGGATTATTGGAGATATTTTTCTGGATATTACTAAAATCGTGTGATGATTTAAATCTGTTTGTGTCCATAATAATAAGATTTAAGTGATTTCGTCATAAGAATACTTCAATTTCTATTCCGAAAAACACCTCCGTAATATTATTTTTAATGAACAATTTTGGTGATCTCCTCTAAGAAAAGGATTATAGAATTATTGAAATTTTAAATCAAAATTACAGTTTATTTTAACCGAATCAATTCTCCTTTTCTTTTAACAATATTTTTATAATCCCATTGGATTTGTCGAGATTTTTCAAGCCATCTTTTCAAATCATCTTCACTGATTTCCTGTTTGGAAGTATATCTTTTCTCTGCTGCCTTAAAAGTTCCTTCTATTTTTAGACCTTCCTCACCAAAGGACTGTCCACTCCAAAATAGCAGACGCACAGAATCTTTTAATTTACTATATCCCACAATAGGATTTCCATCCAGAAACCATACAGGATGCCTATGCCAGATTTTATTTTCTGCATCCTGTAATTCAGCATCAATAATAAGAGATAGCTGTATACAGATTTCCTGATCTGACTTCGACTGTGTATTATTATAATCTGTAATATCAGGATGTATCATATTTATGTATTGGTATTATTAAGCATTGGAACAAATTTATATGCTCCGAATTCCTCTTTTTCAATTTCAGTCGGAGAAATTTTTGTGAACCTATATAAAACCTGTTCATCGGTTGGACCCAAAGGAATAACCATTTTCCCACCTACTTTTAACTGTTTCAACAATTCTGTTGGTAAGACGGATGCTCCACAAGTAACAATGATCTTATCAAAAGGGGCAAACGTTGGTAGTCCGGCAAAACCGTCACCAAAGCTTTGAAATTTTGGAAAAAGATGAAGCTCTCTAAATTTTTTCTTCGAAAAATCAAATAAATCCTTTTGTCTTTCAACAGTGTATACCAAACCTTTCATAGCCAATAAAACAGCAGTTTGATATCCACACCCTGTTCCGATTTCAAGTATTTTTTCTCCCGGTGTCACCTGTAAAAGTTCTGATTGCTCAGCAACTGTTGAAGGATGAGAAATAGTTTGATGTGCGAGAATTGGAAAAGCACGGTCTTCATAGGCAAAATCTTCAAAAATACTTTCTATAAAAAGATGTCTCGGAACTTCATTCATTGCCGAAAGTACATTCTTATCCGTAATCCCAATTCTTTGCTGAAGGTATTCAACTAAGATTTTTCTTTTTCCTTTATGTACAAACGAATCTTGCGTCATTAGATAGTAGTTATTAGGTTGCAGGTACTAGTTTATCACAAAAATAAGGATTAGATTTTAGATTTCAGGAAACAGCAGGAATTTTTGCTGATTAAAGTCAAAAGTGTTTATATCTAAAATCTCGTACCTAATTTATATCTTTACAAAAATTAAAAAAGCTATGTTGAAAGCAGGTTTGGTAGGTGCCGGACATTTGGGGAAAATACACTTAAAACTTCTCAATCAATCAGATAGGTATGATTTTGTAGGTTTCCACGACAAAGATGTAGAAAACGGAAAAAAATTAGAAGCCGAATTCGGTTACAAATATTTCGAAAAT is part of the Chryseobacterium paludis genome and encodes:
- a CDS encoding 2-hydroxyacid dehydrogenase, yielding MKVFINKRIPEIGIKMLEDAGLEITIPENDNLSHEEWLSYCKNTDAILNVGNHSFDKDFFEQCPNVKAIALYSVGFDHVNIKEANHRNIPIGNTPDVLSKATSDVAFLLMQSVARRASYNFQKVKEGNWGDFDPLHALGQELYGKTLGIFGLGRIGFEMAKKSLKAFDMSIIYHNRSHNEEAEKELNAKYVSFDELVEQADVLSIHANFVPEQKDLFNNLVFERMKPNAIFINTARGGFHNQTDLYEALVSRKIWGAGLDVTNPEPILKDDPILGLSNVCILPHIGSATIEARNGMAKVAAENIIAFSKGEKMIHCVNPEVYHN
- a CDS encoding prevent-host-death protein; its protein translation is MDTNRFKSSHDFSNIQKNISNNPGYSLDGYAQQAKDYVNDMKSKNQETTKSFMNHTQKSAKDVWNEIQEMTSGDWDKNKEQSEDK
- a CDS encoding endonuclease domain-containing protein, translating into MNQILTHINEIPIQINFVDNLPYNPKLKVLLKNKRKTGMLSEVLFWMLVRARSFHKIDFDKQKIIGNYIVDFYVNNLGLVVEIEDSKQGYDSIRQEFLESLGLKVFRITDLAIKNNLTVVMGELESFIILHFGSVPASEI
- a CDS encoding YkgB family protein — its product is MIEFLAHSQKNFIHILRISVFIVMAWIGGLKAFHYEAEGIIPFVANSPFMSFFLNKKVSDTDNYELHKSKEGEVIPDHIKWHEVNGTYTFSYVLGSLILGIGILVVFGVFFPKIGLLSGILTAGMSIITLSFLITTPEVWVPDLGGPDHGFPYLSGAGRLVIKDIIMFAAGLVIASDSAKSLLKQSSKLTI
- a CDS encoding urocanate hydratase, with the translated sequence MTFQEQIQQGIPNQLPQPKPYETNINHAPKRKEILGEEEKKLALKNALRYFEPKFHAELIPEFKEELEKYGRIYMYRFRPDYEMKARSISEYPGKSEQAKSIMLMIQNNLDYAVAQHPHELITYGGNGAVFQNWAQYLLTMKYLSEMTDEQTLTMYSGHPMGLFPSHKDAPRVVVTNGMVIPNYSKPDDWEKFNALGVSQYGQMTAGSYMYIGPQGIVHGTTITVLNAFRKIKKETQGGLFVTSGLGGMSGAQPKAGNIAGCITVCAEVNPKITKIRHDQKWVNEIHENLDELVARVRKAQEDKETVSLAYLGNIVEVWEKFDQENLRIDIGSDQTSLHNPWAGGYYPVGQSFEESNTMMAENPELFKEKVQETLRRHAAAINKHTEKGTYFFDYGNAFLLEASRAGADVMAENPTLGREFKFPSYVQDIMGPMCFDYGFGPFRWVCTSGKPEDLHKTDTIACQILEEIQQGSPEEIQQQMKDNIQWIKGAQENKLVVGSQARILYADAEGRMKIAEAFNKAIKSGEIGPVVLGRDHHDVSGTDSPYRETSNIYDGSRFTADMAIHNVIGDSFRGATWVSIHNGGGVGWGEVINGGFGMLLDGSDEADRRLKSMLFWDVNNGISRRSWARNEGAIFAIKRAMEVEPNLKVTLPNMVDDNLL
- a CDS encoding NADP-dependent glyceraldehyde-3-phosphate dehydrogenase, which codes for MDSVHNSSLHEIFKSENEIPEEFKIQEIHQRTYLLNGELVEWKGEVMNIYSPVCIRTENGLERKLLGSIPNISPADAMEVLEASVKAYDNGLGEWPTMSVEGRIKCMQKFVYLMIQQRDLVIKLLMWEIGKTLADSTKEFDRTVDYINQTIDALKDLDRESSRFQQAEGTIAQIRRAPLGVVLSMGPFNYPLNEIFTTLIPALIMGNTILFKLPKHGVLAHYPLLNAFKEAFPKGTVNTLYGKGSEIITPIMESGKVNVLAFIGSSKVANGLKKLHPKVNRLRAILSLDAKNAAIITKNADLDVAVSECILGALSFNGQRCTALKLLFVQREVAAEFTEKLNKAVSALKPGLPWEKDVKITPLPEVNKPPYLKECIDDAIAHGAKVLNENGGYNEASFVFPAVVYPVTSEMKLYHEEQFGPVIPVVPFDSIDEPIDYQVNASHGMQVSIFSQDPHEVSKLIDPFVNLVSRVNINCQAQRGPDVFPFTGRKDSAEGTLSVFDALRSFSIRSLVAAKLTESNKELLNTIVRDHDSNFLSTDYIF
- a CDS encoding RNA polymerase sigma factor, coding for MSALEQEFLEKIEKHKGIIFKISKMYMDNKDDRDDLFQEITYQVWRAYPSFKGQSEFSTWLYRIALNTAIVFLKSEKKRSFIANEDFSNYKIVQDEYDDEKEEKLSAMYQAIHQLNPIDKAFIFYYLEDFPGREIAEQMGISDGNVRVKMNRAKNKLKDILNSNKY
- the tpx gene encoding thiol peroxidase, with translation MFSKLIFSALLFFSVSHFAQNTKAENTIMMGGKPVHTYSKLPAVDKAAPKFTLADVAMKDQTLDSYKGKFLILNIFPSVDTGVCSASVRHFNEDAANLPNTVVLCISKDLPFAQKRFCGAEGIKNVVMLSDFRSDFGKTYGVEITDSMMKGLLSRAVVVIDPSGKIVYEEQVADISHEPNYEAAIKAIKN
- a CDS encoding SDR family oxidoreductase; this translates as MIPTTNSLDGKHVILMGGSAGIGLATAKAAAEKGAIITIVASNQHRIDSALAQLPENATGQSVDLSKEENIQNFFTNQTSFDHLVYTAGENLQLTNIKETSLSEAQKFFTIRYWGALAAVKYGSSKINAGGSIVLTSGIAGNRPGKGWGIAASITSAMEGFTRAMAVELAPIRVNVVSPGIVKTDLWGAIPKEAREEMYQQYADSLLVKKVAIPEDIALAYIYLMEQSFGTGNTIVADGGGVLV
- a CDS encoding helix-turn-helix domain-containing protein, translated to MKSTFFSVQKSDSEYYKNIFSDSCYHIFLFEGIGKIVIDFTEYDFNGKIVLFSSPFQNIQILSDHSIGVETLSFHSDFYCIEFHKKEVACNGLLFNNIYLFPYIGLNKEVFDEISEYFSKIKKVDLQEDFSESILQSYLQLILAICSKEKNKILSDKDLVNDDFKELKYFQNLVEKHFIAEKTLSFYADLLNITPNTLSKKIKSRFNKTPSQIIQERVILESKKQIHLTRKSFKEIALELNFSDEFYFSKYFKKHTGVSPTHFRKEAGISIVADLYK